A window of the Clupea harengus chromosome 8, Ch_v2.0.2, whole genome shotgun sequence genome harbors these coding sequences:
- the fkbp2 gene encoding peptidyl-prolyl cis-trans isomerase FKBP2 → MRLFFLLAVTLVSLCAVRGADKKKLQIGIKKRVENCPIKSRKGDVLNMHYTGKLEDGTEFDSSIPRNQPFTFTLGTGQVIKGWDQGLLGMCEGEKRKLVIPSELGYGDRGAPPKIPGGATLIFEVELLSIERRSDL, encoded by the exons atGAGGCTGTTCTTCCTTTTGGCAGTGACCCTGGTGTCACTGTGTGCTGTGCGTGGTGCCGACAAGAAGAAGCTACAGATCGGCATCAAGAAGCGTGTGGAGAACTGCCCCATCAAGTCCCGCAAGGGTGACGTGCTCAACATGCACTACACT GGTAAGCTGGAGGATGGAACAGAGTTTGACAGCAGCATCCCCAGGAACCAGCCCTTCACCTTCACTCTGGGCACCGGACAGGTCATCAAGGGATGGGACCAGGGTCTGCTAGG gatgtgtgaaggagagaagaggaagctggtcaTCCCTTCAGAGCTCG GCTATGGAGACCGAGGAGCACCTCCTAAAATCCCAG gTGGCGCCACCCTTATTTTTGAGGTGGAGTTGCTGAGCATTGAGAGGCGGTCTGATTTATAA
- the ppp1r14ba gene encoding protein phosphatase 1, regulatory (inhibitor) subunit 14Ba has product MAAVTRPETTPQPRVYFKTPPGTEDEVPQKQGRVTVKYDRKELRKRLNLEEWIVGQLTQLYDCEEEEVPELEIDVDELLDLPSDVDRALKVKGLLADCYKPTDVFVVALLERVRGMQKLSTPSKKGEVTP; this is encoded by the exons ATGGCAGCTGTGACAAGACCTGAAACAACCCCTCAGCCTCGGGTATACTTCAAGACCCCTCCAGGCACGGAGGACGAAGTTCCCCAGAAACAAGGGCGAGTGACAGTGAAATACGACAGGAAAGAATTGAGAAAAAGACTGAACCTCGAGGAGTGGATAGTCGGACAGCTCACACAGTTGTATGACTGTGAG gaGGAAGAGGTTCCTGAACTGGAGATCGATGTGGATGAACTCCTTGACCTGCCCAGCGATGTAGACCGGGCCCTCAAAGTCAAG GGGTTGCTGGCAGACTGTTACAAGCCCACAGAC gtGTTTGTAGTCGCCTTGCTGGAGCGCGTACGAGGGATGCAGAAGCTCAGCACCCCCTCGAAGAAAGGAGAGGTCACCCCCTGA